In Zingiber officinale cultivar Zhangliang chromosome 6A, Zo_v1.1, whole genome shotgun sequence, a single genomic region encodes these proteins:
- the LOC121997826 gene encoding ABC transporter C family member 3-like has translation MTSAAFFGSTREAEGVSDVEEPLLNGVSANAESVTGNISLFANAGFLSSLTFYWIGPLFAVGNRKTLDLADVPQLEARDSINGVFPVFKSNLDSCSITGGTSTVTTFQLAKALLLTTWQQVVVTAIYAIMYTFATYVGPYLIDFLVRYLNGDPLLAGAGYWLVAAFIAGKILECLSQRHWFFRLQQAGFRIRAALVAVIYQKGLILSSRSKQSRSSGEVINLMSVDADRIGLFSWYMHDLWMVPLQVTLALLILYANLGLASVASLVATVLVMLSNVPLGKMQENFQEKVMKCKDTRMKATSEILRNMRILKLQGWEMKFLSKIIKLRENEECWLKKFVYTSAMTTSVFWGAPIFVAVITFGFCMLVGIPLSSGKVLSSLATFRVLQDPIYSLPDTISMIIQTKVSLGRIASFLRLEELHSDSSERLPSGSSEIAVEVVNGTFSWNHSLDSPTLNDLNFKVLRGMKVAVCGTVGSGKSSLLSSLLGEVPKISGSVRLCGTTAYVPQSPWIQSGTIQDNILFGREMDREKYDKVLEACSLKKDLEILAFGDQTLIGERGINLSGGQKQRIQIARALYHDADIFLFDDPFSAVDAHTGTHLFKECLLGHLASKTVIYVTHQVEFLPSADLVLCMKDGRVVQAGKYYDMLMVGTEFRELVTAHKDALAVLDSIELGSDAPDNDAQVGNTDTKIGLGSPSHRVNSDTQNGMAEETYSQKGQLVQEEEREKGRVGFWVYWKYVTMAYGGALVPLILLAQVLLQVLQIGSNYWMAWAAPVSEDEQPPVTGSTLIYVYVALAVGSSFCILMRAMLLVTAGYKTATLLFNKLHNCIFRAPMSFFDSTPSGRILNRASTDQNAVDTDIPSRIGAVAFDFIQLIGIVAVMSQVAWQVFIVFIPVIATCLWYQNYYIGTARELSRLNGVCKAPIIQHFSESLSGSTTIRSFDQNQRFINTNFNLSDQFSRPKFHTAAAMQWLCIRLDMLSSLMFAFSLLFLISMPRGVIDPGISGLAVTYGLNLNMVLTWVIWNLCQLENLMISVERILQYTAIDSEPPLSIESNKLDSSWPSIGEIELHNLQVRYRQNIPLVLRGLTCTFPGGMKTGIVGRTGSGKSTLIQALFRILDPTIGHIVIDGIDISTVGLHDLRSRLSIIPQDPTMFEGTVRSNLDPLEEYKDEEIWQALDNCQLGEEVRKKELKLDSEVTENGENWSVGQRQLVCLGRVILKKSKVLVLDEATASVDTATDSVIQRTLRQQFSESTVITIAHRITSVLDSDMVLLLDNGR, from the exons ATGACTTCCGCCGCCTTCTTTGGGAGCACCCGTGAGGCGGAAGGGGTGTCTGATGTCGAGGAGCCGCTGTTGAACGGCGTCTCTGCAAATGCAGAGAGTGTCACAGGGAACATCTCCTTGTTCGCTAATGCTGGGTTCCTCAGCTCACTCACCTTCTATTGGATCGGCCCGCTGTTCGCCGTCGGCAACCGGAAAACCCTCGACCTCGCCGACGTGCCGCAGCTGGAGGCACGCGATAGTATTAACGGTGTCTTTCCGGTCTTCAAAAGTAACCTCGACTCCTGCTCCATCACGGGCGGCACTTCAACAGTAACCACATTCCAGCTGGCGAAGGCGTTGCTCCTCACCACGTGGCAGCAAGTGGTGGTGACGGCCATTTATGCGATCATGTATACCTTCGCCACCTACGTGGGCCCCTACCTAATCGACTTCCTCGTTCGCTACCTCAACGGCGACCCTTTGCTCGCCGGCGCCGGCTACTGGCTGGTGGCAGCATTCATCGCGGGGAAGATCCTGGAGTGTCTCTCGCAGCGCCACTGGTTCTTCCGGTTACAGCAAGCCGGGTTCAGAATCCGCGCCGCCCTCGTCGCCGTGATCTACCAAAAGGGGCTCATCCTGTCGAGTCGGTCGAAGCAGAGCCGGTCCAGCGGTGAGGTCATCAACCTGATGAGCGTCGACGCCGACCGAATCGGTCTCTTCAGCTGGTACATGCACGATCTCTGGATGGTTCCGTTGCAGGTCACGCTCGCCTTGCTCATATTGTACGCCAATTTAGGCCTCGCTTCTGTCGCCTCTCTGGTGGCCACGGTTCTTGTAATGCTGTCCAATGTGCCTCTCGGAAAGATGCAGGAGAATTTCCAGGAGAAGGTGATGAAGTGCAAGGATACGAGAATGAAGGCTACGTCGGAGATCTTGAGGAACATGAGAATTCTCAAGCTACAAGGGTGGGAGATGAAGTTCTTGTCGAAAATAATCAAGCTGAGGGAGAACGAGGAATGCTGGTTGAAGAAGTTCGTCTACACGTCGGCCATGACAACCTCTGTCTTCTGGGGCGCGCCGATTTTTGTGGCAGTGATCACTTTTGGATTCTGCATGCTTGTGGGCATTCCCTTATCGTCGGGGAAGGTTCTGTCGTCGCTGGCAACTTTTAGAGTGTTGCAAGATCCCATCTACTCCCTCCCTGACACAATATCCATGATCATCCAGACCAAGGTTTCTCTTGGTCGAATTGCTTCATTCTTACGCCTCGAAGAGTTGCACTCCGATTCTTCAGAGAGGCTTCCAAGTGGCTCATCGGAGATTGCAGTGGAAGTAGTAAATGGAACCTTCTCGTGGAATCACTCTTTGGATTCTCCGACCTTGAATGATTTGAACTTCAAGGTGCTCCGTGGCATGAAAGTTGCTGTTTGTGGCACTGTTGGTTCTGGGAAATCAAGCTTGTTGTCTAGCCTGTTAGGCGAGGTGCCAAAGATCTCTGGAAGTGTTAGGCTATGTGGCACAACTGCATATGTACCACAGTCGCCTTGGATACAGAGTGGTACAATTCAAGATAACATTTTGTTCGGTAGGGAGATGGATCGTGAGAAGTATGATAAGGTGCTTGAAGCTTGCTCATTGAAGAAAGACTTGGAGATCCTGGCATTTGGAGACCAGACACTGATAGGAGAGCGAGGCATCAACTTAAGTGGGGGACAGAAGCAAAGGATTCAGATTGCCCGGGCTCTGTACCATGATGCTGATATTTTCTTGTTTGATGATCCTTTCAGTGCTGTGGATGCTCACACAGGAACCCATCTGTTTAAG GAATGCTTGCTTGGTCATCTAGCTTCAAAAACTGTAATATATGTCACCCATCAAGTGGAGTTCTTACCTTCAGCTGATCTTGTTTTG TGCATGAAAGATGGAAGGGTTGTACAAGCAGGCAAGTACTATGACATGCTAATGGTAGGGACAGAATTCAGGGAATTGGTTACTGCCCACAAGGATGCTTTAGCAGTACTTGACTCCATTGAGCTTGGCAGTGATGCTCCCGATAACGATGCACAAGTTGGTAACACTGACACAAAAATTGGTCTAGGATCTCCCAGCCATAGGGTCAATAGCGATACACAAAATGGTATGGCAGAAGAAACATACAGCCAAAAGGGACAACTTGttcaagaagaagagagggagaaaggCCGTGTTGGATTTTGGGTCTACTGGAAATATGTAACAATGGCTTATGGCGGAGCTCTTGTTCCTCTAATTTTGTTGGCACAAGTTCTGTTACAAGTTCTCCAGATTGGAAGCAATTATTGGATGGCTTGGGCAGCTCCTGTCTCAGAAGATGAACAACCTCCTGTTACTGGATCAACGCTCATCTATGTTTATGTTGCACTGGCTGTTGGCAGTTCCTTTTGTATACTTATGAGAGCTATGCTTCTTGTAACAGCTGGATACAAGACAGCAACACTTTTATTTAACAAGCTGCATAACTGCATTTTCCGTGCACCTATGTCGTTCTTTGATTCCACCCCAAGTGGTCGTATTCTTAATAGA gCATCAACAGATCAAAATGCCGTTGATACTGATATTCCTTCCCGAATTGGTGCGGTTGCATTTGATTTCATTCAACTCATTGGGATAGTTGCAGTTATGTCACAAGTTGCATGGCAAGTATTCATTGTCTTTATTCCTGTGATTGCCACCTGCCTTTGGTATCAG AACTATTACATAGGTACAGCCCGAGAACTGTCTAGGTTGAATGGTGTTTGCAAAGCTCCAATCATACAACATTTCTCAGAATCCCTGTCTGGATCAACTACTATTAGAAGCTTTGATCAGAATCAAAGATTTATAAACACTAATTTCAACCTATCAGATCAGTTTTCTAGACCAAAGTTTCACACTGCCGCTGCAATGCAATGGCTTTGCATTCGTTTGGATATGTTATCGTCACTTATGTTTGCGTTTTCTTTACTTTTCCTAATCTCCATGCCAAGAGGGGTGATCGATCCTG GTATTTCTGGCCTTGCTGTCACATATGGACTTAATCTTAATATGGTACTAACCTGGGTCATATGGAATCTCTGTCAACTTGAAAATTTAATGATATCTGTTGAGCGAATACTGCAGTACACGGCCATTGACAGTGAACCACCTTTGTCAATAGAATCAAATAAACTAGACTCAAGTTGGCCATCCATCGGAGAAATTGAACTTCATAATTTGCAG GTTCGCTATAGACAAAATATACCTTTGGTATTGAGAGGCCTGACTTGTACTTTTCCTGGAGGAATGAAAACTGGGATTGTTGGTAGAACTGGCAGTGGGAAATCTACTCTAATACAAGCACTCTTCCGTATACTTGATCCAACCATCGGCCATATAGTTATTGATGGGATTGACATTTCCACGGTAGGACTTCACGATCTAAGATCAAGATTAAGCATAATCCCACAAGACCCAACGATGTTTGAGGGAACTGTTCGCAGCAACCTAGACCCACTGGAGGAGTACAAAGATGAAGAGATATGGCAG GCCTTGGATAACTGTCAGCTCGGGGAGGAAGTGAGGAAGAAAGAACTAAAGCTCGACTCGGAAG TGACTGAAAATGGAGAAAATTGGAGCGTTGGGCAGCGTCAGCTTGTTTGTTTGGGTAGGGTGATCCTGAAAAAAAGTAAGGTGTTGGTTCTCGATGAAGCAACAGCTTCGGTCGATACTGCTACAGACAGTGTGATCCAGAGAACCCTGAGGCAGCAATTTTCAGAATCTACTGTGATCACTATCGCGCATAGGATTACATCTGTTCTTGACAGTGATATGGTTCTACTTCTAGATAATGGTCGGTAA
- the LOC121997828 gene encoding uncharacterized protein LOC121997828: MDEVAQAVAKVKKEWDQSVVQIQDRIRLIESCGTSGKGTEEANSLPRLNGAAQDGLAVLRSLQFKLDFFAQQLSTEEEIQSAQLTLEFWKEQYQSLHKSLRNANLQAKNNIRKAAQQERELLLGGGEESTIRRRNLQTKVGMTSAAESITESLRRTRQIMVQEVERSASTLATFEESTGVLRRAENEYKGHRPLLMRTRNLLSTMRRQDVLDRVILVVGFLIFTSAVLYVVWKRIGLLALQRKIMAVVKAGSRGQGVVQELEIV, translated from the exons ATGGATGAGGTTGCACAAGCTGTTGCAAAAGTGAAGAAGGAGTGGGATCAATCGGTTGTCCAGATTCAAGATCGTATTAGGTTGATAGAAAGTTGCGGAACGTCTGGAAAAGGAACAGAGGAAGCAAATTCACTTCCTCGGTTAAACGGTGCTGCACAAGATGGACTTGCAGTGCTTAGGTCATTGCAgtttaaacttgatttttttgCCCAGCAGCTTTCAACAGAAGAGGAAATTCAATCTGCGCAGCTTACCTTAGAATTTTGGAAGGAGCAGTATCAAAG TTTGCATAAGAGTTTGAGGAATGCCAACTTGCAAGCCAAAAACAACATTCGAAAAGCTGCTCAGCAAGAG AGAGAACTTCTTCTAGGAGGTGGAGAAGAGTCAACCATCCGTAGACGTAATCTGCA AACAAAGGTTGGAATGACATCAGCTGCAGAAAGCATTACAGAGAGCCTCCGCCGTACGCGCCAAATTATGGTTCAG GAAGTAGAAAGAAGTGCAAGTACTTTGGCAACATTTG AGGAATCAACGGGTGTCTTGAGACGAGCTGAAAATGAATACAAAGGACATCGGCCTCTTCTGATGCGAACACGCAACTTGCTATCCACAATGCGTCGGCAAGATGTTCTTGACAG GGTGATACTGGTGGTTGGATTTCTCATATTTACAAGTGCTGTGCTCTACGTCGTCTGGAAGCGCATAGGGTTGCTGGCGCTTCAGAGGAAGATAATGGCAGTCGTCAAGGCAGGTTCCAGGGGCCAAGGCGTTGTGCAAGAGTTGGAGATTGTATGA